One window of the Salminus brasiliensis chromosome 1, fSalBra1.hap2, whole genome shotgun sequence genome contains the following:
- the hebp2 gene encoding heme-binding protein 2: MLKTLGKMFSTGLDNPKFTPQDSKGQDYEVRTYHRTNWVSTTVTGMDQESAINTGFNRLFKYIQGNNENKVKVEMTAPVTCLTNPGEGPACESSFMVSFYVPEEHQADPPKPSGPEIFVEDRKEFTVFVRTYGGFANTQNTSEELLKLIESLKRDGMAFKEAPYYRVGYDSPFKLVNRRNEVWLMKQEDGK; this comes from the exons ATGCTGAAGACTCTGGGTAAAATGTTTTCAACAGGACTGGACAATCCAAAGTTTACTCCTCAGGACAGCAAG GGCCAGGATTATGAGGTCCGCACCTATCATCGAACAAACTGGGTCAGTACCACAGTGACTGGAATGGACCAGGAGTCTGCCATTAACACAGGGTTTAACAGACTCTTCAAATACATCCAGGGAAATAATGAGAATA AGGTTAAAGTAGAGATGACTGCACCAGTGACCTGCCTTACTAATCCTGGAGAAGGTCCAGCCTGTGAGAGCTCCTTCATGGTGTCCTTCTACGTTCCTGAAGAGCACCAGGCTGACCCACCTAAACCCAGCGGGCCAGAAATCTTCGTAGAGGACAGGAAGGAGTTCACAGTGTTTGTGAG AACCTATGGAGGTTTTGCCAACACGCAGAACACCAGTGAGGAGCTGCTGAAACTGATAGAAAGCCTGAAGAGGGATGGGATGGCCTTCAAAGAGGCTCCGTACTACAGAGTGGGCTATGATAGTCCCTTTAAGCTGGTCAACCGCAGAAATGAAGTCTGGCTCATGAAGCAGGAGGATGGAAAGTAG
- the kif25 gene encoding kinesin-like protein KIF25 → MPLFINRDQIFAHQVHLLEHKLRSKEERILELETENALLHLRLAECMGKLRRDQEEEILAKRRCQLQTNVQKRTRSALAELLLEVQALKQDLRDVFAVYVSFATELENQSKQLLEQVASTAIQVFQGNGTQNLQAQMAALEHSLQEEKERCRTERMRRRLLHNTLVELRGNIRVHCRVRPILPFDYSHSPSRNGSSSSEVVVQAFSDDCVLVNCTKPGSPVANKMFEFERVHGPEDKQDAVFEEVKPLLTSLLDGYNVCIMAYGQTGSGKTYTMIGSQPEDPADTKHNSQQGIIPKATNELFKLISEKPAESHTVEVSVVEVYNNELLDLLAKDEEGATVGVKREVITTSTGTSEVPCLTHELVESRAEVMQLISAALRLRAHSPTMVHRDSSRSHLIVTLTVTSKSPNALALARRLQNVRQDVQRGSKREWWSPRCRRAASSRSSSPASSPYPSPCQSPCPSPRPSISQTPIRTKLQLVDLAGSECVGMSGVSGAALWENSCINRSLSALSDVLGALAEQRPHVPYRNSKLTHLLQDSIGGDAKLLVMLCVSPTQHFLTESLQSLGFGSRARQIQREPPRRKNTGLKTK, encoded by the exons ATGCCGCTGTTTATTAACAGAGACCAGATTTTTGCACACCAAGTGCACCTCCTAGAGCACAAGCTGCGG AGTAAAGAGGAACGGATTCTGGAGCTGGAGACGGAGAACGCTCTTCTTCACCTGAGATTGGCTGAG TGTATGGGGAAACTTCGGAGGGATCAAGAGGAGGAGATATTAGCCAAAAGGCGATGTCAGCTTCAGACAAATGTTCAGAAAAGGACTCGCTCTGCCCTTGCCGAACTCCTCTTGGAGGTGCAG GCACTGAAGCAGGACTTGAGGGATGTGTTTGCTGTATACGTGAGTTTTGCCACAGAATTGGAGAACCAGAGCAAGCAGCTGCTGGAGCAGGTGGCCAGCACAGCTATCCAGGTTTTCCAGGGTAATGGCACCCAGA ACCTCCAGGCTCAGATGGCTGCTCTGGAGCACTCCttgcaagaagagaaggagaggtgtAGAACAgaaaggatgaggaggaggcTGCTCCACAATACTCTGGTT GAGCTGAGGGGTAACATTAGAGTTCACTGTAGAGTGCGCCCCATCCTGCCTTTTGACTACAGTCACAGTCCATCACGTAATGG GTCCTCATCATCAGAGGTGGTGGTGCAGGCGTTCAGTGAT GACTGTGTGCTTGTAAACTGCACTAAACCTGGGAGTCCAGTAGCAAACAAAATGTTTGAGTTTGAGAG GGTGCATGGTCCAGAGGACAAGCAGGATGCTGTGTTTGAAGAAGTGAAGCCCCTTTTAACATCGCTCCTGGATGG GTACAATGTGTGCATCATGGCATATGGGCAGACAGGCAGCGGAAAGACATATACAATGATTGGATCCCAACCTGAGGACCCTGCAGACACTAAACACAACTCCCAGCAGGGCATCATCCCCAAAGCAACAAACGAGTTATTCAA GTTGATCTCGGAGAAGCCTGCAGAGAGTCACACAGTGGAGGTGTCTGTGGTGGAGGTTTATAATAATGAGCTGCTGGACCTCCTGGCCAAAGATGAAGAGGGAGCCACAGTGGGGGTGAAAAGAGAGGTCATCACAACCAGCACAGGCACCAGTGAAGTGCCCTGTCTTACACACGA gttgGTTGAGAGCCGTGCAGAGGTGATGCAGCTGATCAGCGCAGCTTTGCGGCTGAGGGCCCACAGCCCCACAATGGTGCACAGAGACTCCTCCAGATCCCACCTTATTGTTACTCTCACTGTCACCTCCAAAAGTCCCAACGCACTGGCACTAG ctCGCAGGCTGCAAAATGTGCGGCAGGATGTCCAGCGTGGCTCTAAGAGGGAGTGGTGGAGTCCACGCTGCCGCAGAGCTGCCTCCTCACGCTCCTCTAGCCCTGCCTCTTCCCCATATCCCTCCCCTTGCCAATCACCGTGCCCTTCCCCTCGACCTAGTATCTCACAGACGCCCATCAGAACCAAGCTGCAGCTGGTGGACTTGGCTggcagtgagtgtgtgg GCATGTCAGGGGTGAGTGGTGCAGCTCTGTGGGAGAACTCCTGTATAAACCGCAGTCTCTCTGCGTTATCTGATGTGCTGGGAGCTCTGGCAGAACAGCGGCCACATGTGCCCTACCGCAACAGCAAACTCACACACCTTCTGCAGGACTCCATAG GAGGGGATGCTAAGCTGCtggtgatgctgtgtgtgtcaCCCACACAGCACTTTCTGACTGAATCTTTGCAGAGTCTTGGCTTTGGCTCCAGAGCCAGACAGATCCAGAGAGAGCCACCACGCAGGAAGAACACTGGCTTGAAGACAAAGTAA